A stretch of Methanosphaerula palustris E1-9c DNA encodes these proteins:
- a CDS encoding DNA-directed DNA polymerase II small subunit — protein sequence MLKASEILQRFIETKLQVHPDVVRYLQEQNDPTLVDQVIRDASDQTVVVSPAVIPKLRAERDGTRFLTDPGLEVLAGIAGTSEAVTSVHDYVHYFRDRYNQLGGIVRARAHAMPIEALVKTTRYKQQECTIIGMVGDSRTSTKGHKIVQVEDPTGTIAVLFNKNRPDFSEAERLIPDEVIGVRGTLSPEGTLFFGNQLIRPDIPMNHAPFLSKTPGRAVLISDVHVGSNTFLPEAWDRFAAWLKTADVSYLLIAGDVVDGIGVYPGQEQELVIQNIYEQYNAFGEMLAELPKRLKIVVSPGNHDVVRGAEPQPALPDKFTGSFPENCTVVENPALISLQGVRVLMYHGRSIDDMISLIPGATYENPGQMMEEMLQRRHLAPSYGRRTPIAASKLDRLVINPIPEILLTGHVHIMGITRYRGVLGINAGTWQGQTGFQKQMNINPTPARAVEVDLQTLEYQVRDFNEA from the coding sequence ATGCTCAAGGCCAGCGAGATTCTGCAACGGTTCATCGAGACGAAACTGCAGGTCCATCCGGATGTGGTCAGGTACCTTCAGGAGCAGAACGATCCGACCCTGGTCGACCAGGTGATCCGAGACGCTTCAGACCAGACCGTCGTCGTCTCACCGGCGGTGATCCCGAAACTCCGTGCAGAGCGAGACGGAACCCGGTTCCTGACTGACCCGGGGCTGGAGGTGCTGGCCGGTATCGCCGGCACCTCAGAGGCCGTCACCAGTGTTCACGATTATGTCCACTACTTCCGGGACCGGTACAACCAGCTCGGCGGGATCGTTCGGGCCCGGGCTCATGCAATGCCAATCGAGGCGCTGGTGAAGACGACCCGATACAAACAGCAGGAGTGCACGATCATCGGGATGGTCGGAGACTCCCGGACTTCGACCAAAGGGCACAAGATCGTCCAGGTCGAGGACCCGACCGGGACGATCGCAGTTCTCTTCAACAAGAACCGGCCCGACTTCTCCGAGGCAGAGCGGCTGATCCCGGACGAAGTGATCGGGGTTCGGGGAACCCTGTCGCCTGAAGGGACGCTCTTCTTCGGGAACCAGCTGATCCGGCCGGACATCCCGATGAACCATGCCCCGTTTCTGAGCAAAACGCCGGGAAGGGCGGTGCTGATATCAGATGTGCATGTCGGCTCCAACACCTTCCTTCCTGAGGCCTGGGACCGGTTCGCCGCATGGCTCAAGACCGCCGATGTCTCGTACCTGCTGATCGCCGGGGACGTTGTGGACGGGATCGGGGTCTACCCCGGCCAGGAGCAGGAACTGGTCATTCAGAATATCTATGAACAGTACAATGCCTTCGGGGAGATGCTCGCCGAACTGCCGAAGAGGCTGAAGATCGTCGTCTCCCCCGGTAACCACGATGTGGTTCGGGGAGCCGAACCACAGCCGGCCCTCCCAGACAAGTTCACCGGTTCGTTCCCGGAGAACTGTACCGTCGTCGAGAACCCGGCATTGATCAGTCTGCAGGGGGTGCGGGTGCTGATGTATCACGGTCGGTCGATCGATGATATGATCAGCCTGATCCCCGGCGCCACGTACGAAAATCCGGGGCAGATGATGGAGGAGATGTTGCAGCGGAGGCACCTGGCTCCGTCGTACGGAAGGAGGACCCCGATTGCCGCGTCCAAACTGGACCGGCTGGTGATCAATCCGATCCCTGAGATCCTGCTGACCGGCCATGTCCATATCATGGGGATCACCCGGTACCGCGGGGTGCTCGGGATCAATGCCGGCACCTGGCAGGGGCAGACCGGATTCCAGAAGCAGATGAATATCAACCCGACTCCGGCCCGAGCCGTCGAAGTGGATCTTCAGACGCTGGAGTATCAGGTCCGCGACTTCAACGAGGCCTGA
- a CDS encoding S24/S26 family peptidase produces MSGSKDNPEKPSLLTALRTSEEQKFSLARDLIWVVGVVGGIALLLFLVTGTWPAVVTIESESMTPNMNVGDLVLVVQQDRFGALETLEEGALNGYGKYNSLPNNSGQKVYGDVIIYRPNGDTAIHPIIHRAIRYVNDSVAAAAYHASHGGYITKGDHNTIEDQQGGLAGIGQIQPVKPEWVVGKVLFVVPLVGLLPLHLPEVVVVVVVLMLGYELYLRSRRDESGDQKRKKGKRGR; encoded by the coding sequence ATGTCAGGATCAAAGGATAATCCGGAGAAACCGTCGCTTCTGACTGCACTCAGGACCAGTGAGGAGCAGAAGTTTTCGCTCGCCAGGGACCTGATCTGGGTGGTCGGAGTCGTGGGTGGAATTGCACTGCTGCTCTTCCTGGTCACGGGAACCTGGCCGGCGGTCGTGACGATCGAATCCGAGAGCATGACCCCGAATATGAACGTCGGGGACCTGGTGCTGGTCGTGCAGCAGGACCGGTTCGGAGCGCTGGAGACCCTGGAGGAGGGGGCCCTGAACGGGTATGGAAAGTATAACTCCCTCCCGAACAACTCCGGCCAGAAGGTCTATGGAGATGTGATCATCTACCGGCCGAACGGGGATACTGCGATACATCCGATCATCCATCGTGCGATCAGGTACGTGAACGATTCGGTGGCCGCTGCCGCCTATCATGCCTCGCATGGGGGGTATATCACAAAAGGAGACCACAACACGATCGAGGACCAGCAGGGCGGATTGGCCGGGATAGGCCAGATCCAGCCGGTCAAACCCGAATGGGTCGTTGGAAAGGTGCTCTTTGTGGTTCCGCTGGTCGGCCTGCTCCCGCTCCACCTGCCTGAAGTGGTGGTGGTGGTGGTGGTGCTGATGCTGGGCTATGAACTCTATCTCAGGTCGCGCAGGGATGAATCCGGGGATCAGAAACGAAAGAAAGGAAAGCGGGGACGTTGA
- the cofH gene encoding 5-amino-6-(D-ribitylamino)uracil--L-tyrosine 4-hydroxyphenyl transferase CofH yields MDTDVILHDVLAGRRLTEAEGLHLLSIRGREIFKVLAAADELREERVGEAVTYVRNQNLHVTNICKNLCGFCGFGRRSGDEGAYLNSIDVITENALLAKERGVTEVCFLSGVHPAFTLQSYMDMIGAVHAVILEADIHACSPEEVSFVAKKSGLSTAEVLDQLRAAGLGTLQGTAAEILVQEVRDVICPRKVPGAEWIRIIKEAHGMGIRSTATIMYGSCESARDRIRHLGMLREIQDETGGFTELVPMTYIHQNTPLFMAGKAPSGATGSEDLLLLAVSRLFLDNFDHIQVSWGKLGLKMTQIGLLSGGDDLGGTMYVDDVTVDAGAKEAAYLDPTEMGRICKDLGRPLIERNTVYQPVHRTS; encoded by the coding sequence ATGGATACCGATGTCATACTGCATGATGTGCTGGCCGGCCGTCGGCTGACTGAAGCCGAGGGGCTGCACCTGCTCTCGATCCGGGGGCGCGAGATCTTCAAGGTCCTCGCTGCGGCCGATGAGCTTCGCGAGGAGCGGGTCGGCGAGGCCGTCACCTATGTCAGAAATCAGAACCTTCACGTGACCAACATCTGCAAGAACCTCTGTGGGTTCTGCGGGTTCGGGCGAAGATCCGGTGACGAAGGAGCCTACCTGAACAGCATCGATGTGATCACAGAGAATGCTCTGCTGGCGAAAGAACGGGGGGTCACCGAGGTCTGTTTCCTCTCGGGTGTGCACCCGGCATTCACGCTCCAGTCCTACATGGACATGATCGGGGCCGTCCATGCGGTGATCCTAGAGGCAGATATTCACGCCTGCAGCCCAGAGGAGGTCTCGTTCGTCGCAAAGAAGAGCGGACTTTCCACGGCCGAGGTGCTCGATCAACTGCGGGCCGCCGGCCTCGGGACCCTGCAGGGAACTGCAGCAGAGATCCTGGTGCAGGAGGTTCGGGATGTGATCTGTCCGCGCAAGGTTCCTGGTGCAGAATGGATCCGGATCATCAAGGAGGCGCATGGTATGGGGATCCGTTCGACCGCCACCATCATGTACGGCTCCTGCGAGTCAGCCAGGGACCGAATCCGGCATCTGGGAATGCTGCGTGAGATCCAGGACGAGACCGGAGGGTTCACCGAACTGGTCCCCATGACGTACATCCATCAGAACACCCCGCTCTTTATGGCAGGTAAGGCCCCCTCAGGGGCCACCGGAAGCGAAGATCTGCTGCTGCTGGCTGTCTCGCGCCTCTTCCTCGACAACTTCGATCACATTCAGGTCTCCTGGGGGAAACTCGGGCTGAAGATGACCCAGATCGGGCTCCTCTCTGGTGGTGATGACCTCGGTGGGACGATGTATGTTGACGATGTTACCGTGGACGCCGGGGCGAAGGAGGCTGCTTACCTCGATCCCACCGAGATGGGCAGGATCTGCAAGGATCTGGGTCGACCGCTGATCGAGCGGAACACCGTCTACCAGCCGGTGCACCGGACGTCCTGA
- a CDS encoding YunC family protein, with the protein MTETEVHLKGGIGRGIVIPAGPVNLVAVIAARGMVGCGAFDVDALQNFTYPAAKVKPASGPSIQTIDDLLAGTIKSANQAAAALGVREGQTGREALDLLSAN; encoded by the coding sequence ATGACAGAGACTGAAGTACACCTGAAAGGAGGGATTGGAAGAGGGATCGTCATCCCGGCAGGGCCGGTGAACCTGGTCGCGGTGATCGCCGCCAGAGGCATGGTCGGGTGCGGAGCCTTTGACGTCGACGCCCTGCAGAACTTCACCTACCCTGCAGCAAAGGTGAAACCAGCGAGCGGCCCGTCCATACAGACGATCGACGACCTGCTCGCCGGCACGATCAAGAGCGCAAACCAGGCCGCCGCGGCCCTCGGGGTCAGGGAAGGGCAGACCGGCAGAGAAGCGCTCGATCTCCTCTCTGCAAACTAA
- a CDS encoding flavodoxin family protein encodes MDVCGLSGSTRLHGNTAALVNIVLDQCTAGGLSTNFVSLAGKEIQPCTGCEYCSTEHRCILEDDWEAVADMVIDAQVLVVGGPVYFYEVCGHLKNFIDRTYSLYHDKRLIGRHGVAIAVHADKGAERAIETLEAFLNTHQFAFIGSVIGRGFKAGDVLNDRRAVSEAERLGDAIVHLLRPND; translated from the coding sequence ATGGATGTATGCGGACTATCCGGGAGCACCCGGCTGCACGGGAACACCGCGGCACTGGTGAACATCGTCCTCGACCAGTGCACTGCCGGCGGCCTCTCCACGAACTTTGTCTCGCTGGCAGGAAAGGAGATCCAGCCCTGCACCGGCTGTGAATACTGCAGCACCGAACACCGGTGCATCCTCGAGGACGACTGGGAGGCAGTGGCCGACATGGTCATCGATGCTCAGGTGCTGGTGGTCGGCGGGCCGGTCTACTTCTACGAGGTCTGCGGCCACCTGAAGAACTTCATCGATCGGACCTACTCGCTGTACCACGATAAACGGCTGATCGGGAGACACGGGGTGGCCATCGCCGTCCATGCGGACAAGGGGGCCGAACGGGCGATCGAGACGCTGGAGGCCTTTCTGAACACCCACCAGTTCGCCTTTATCGGCAGTGTGATCGGACGCGGGTTCAAAGCCGGCGATGTGTTGAACGATCGACGGGCCGTCAGCGAAGCCGAACGGCTCGGGGATGCGATCGTCCACCTGCTCCGCCCGAACGATTGA
- a CDS encoding GIY-YIG nuclease family protein yields the protein MAGKGIYCLCLRNSPTSLSIGRLGERTFLEGWHLYVGSAQGSGGLARADRHQRLAAARDRRPTWHIDRLLLSDRFRLAVVITAETEAPLECALAAAIGGRSVQGFGSSDCHCRSHLFYRPSDPVGEVCTAMEGLGLAPAIRRVI from the coding sequence GTGGCTGGTAAAGGGATCTACTGCCTCTGTCTCAGGAACAGTCCTACCAGCCTTTCAATTGGAAGGCTCGGGGAACGGACCTTTTTGGAGGGGTGGCACCTGTATGTCGGCTCTGCACAGGGGTCGGGGGGGCTCGCCCGGGCGGATCGGCACCAGCGACTGGCGGCGGCCAGGGACCGGCGCCCCACCTGGCACATCGATCGCCTGCTCCTCTCGGACCGGTTCAGGCTGGCAGTGGTGATCACCGCAGAGACGGAGGCCCCCCTCGAATGCGCCCTGGCAGCAGCCATCGGTGGGAGATCGGTGCAGGGATTCGGGTCGAGTGACTGCCACTGCAGGTCGCACCTCTTCTATCGCCCGTCGGATCCGGTCGGCGAGGTCTGCACAGCGATGGAGGGGCTGGGCCTGGCGCCGGCGATCAGAAGAGTGATATGA
- a CDS encoding MBL fold metallo-hydrolase encodes MPVRWIPGRDAQANSYLFGDVLVDAGVLPMAVERYKDQISTIILTHGHYDHTAYLKEIAHMCSARVCIHTADAEALFRDEISLANHFGEHSPRIAPDQKLQGGEVIGGLLVIPTPGHTAGSICLYSEEEHLLISGDTVFTDGACGRTDFPTGSAAAMEESLMSLQKLEVEGFYPGHGEPVDHGGAMQIAAAAVLCRRGW; translated from the coding sequence ATGCCAGTCAGATGGATCCCGGGACGGGACGCGCAGGCCAACAGTTACCTCTTTGGCGATGTCCTCGTCGATGCAGGAGTGCTGCCGATGGCCGTCGAACGATACAAAGACCAGATCAGCACGATCATCCTGACCCACGGCCACTACGATCACACCGCTTATCTCAAGGAGATCGCCCACATGTGCAGTGCCAGGGTCTGTATCCACACCGCCGATGCCGAGGCGCTCTTCCGCGACGAGATCTCCCTGGCAAATCACTTTGGAGAGCATTCACCACGAATCGCACCTGATCAGAAACTGCAGGGTGGCGAGGTGATCGGCGGGCTGCTGGTGATCCCGACACCCGGGCATACCGCCGGCTCGATCTGCCTGTACTCTGAGGAGGAACATCTGCTCATATCAGGGGACACCGTCTTCACCGACGGGGCCTGCGGCAGGACCGACTTTCCGACCGGCTCGGCAGCAGCGATGGAGGAGTCGCTGATGTCGCTGCAGAAACTGGAGGTCGAGGGGTTCTACCCCGGCCATGGCGAGCCGGTCGACCACGGCGGCGCCATGCAGATCGCAGCAGCCGCAGTCCTCTGCAGACGTGGCTGGTAA
- the thiC gene encoding phosphomethylpyrimidine synthase ThiC: protein MCVMHSLIHECLHGVPSEVETIARDEGLVPRQAARAVARGRIAVLANPVRPHRIAAVGEGCRVKVNVNIGTSGQRCDPVLEMEKGRAALAEGADALMDLSTGGDLQAIRKEILTLDAPVGTVPIYEAVRRAGNVTDVDADLLFRVIREHCKQGVDFLTLHCGVNLQALDALKSDPRIMGVVSRGGSFHVAMMLSSGEENPLYAEFDYLLEILADTGVVISLGDGMRPGCMQDAERHAKATEYLTLGRLAKRSLDAGVQRMIEGPGHIPITQVGYNVKMIKELTDDAPLYLLGPLVTDIGAGYDHVVGAIGGAIACMNGADFLCMVSPSEHLALPDVQDIIEGTRVACLSAHIGDLARDPKGHYMQREVQMAEARRRLDWDEQFKLALFGERAKAVHVRDGETETCSMCGDLCALKIVDKLLPAPDVTPKKEE from the coding sequence ATGTGTGTTATGCATAGCCTGATCCATGAATGTCTCCATGGTGTGCCTTCAGAGGTCGAAACCATTGCACGGGACGAAGGACTTGTACCCCGACAGGCCGCACGCGCCGTCGCACGGGGCAGGATCGCCGTGCTTGCCAACCCGGTTCGGCCACATCGGATCGCTGCGGTCGGCGAGGGGTGCCGGGTCAAGGTGAACGTGAACATCGGCACCTCTGGACAGCGGTGCGACCCGGTTCTTGAGATGGAGAAGGGGCGGGCGGCTCTGGCCGAGGGTGCCGACGCGCTGATGGATCTATCGACCGGCGGGGATCTGCAGGCGATTCGAAAGGAGATCCTGACCCTCGACGCTCCGGTCGGGACGGTTCCGATCTATGAGGCGGTCCGGCGAGCCGGGAATGTCACCGACGTCGACGCCGACCTGCTCTTCCGGGTGATCCGCGAGCACTGCAAGCAGGGGGTCGACTTCCTGACCCTCCACTGCGGGGTGAACCTGCAGGCCCTCGATGCGCTGAAGTCCGACCCGCGGATCATGGGCGTCGTCTCCCGCGGCGGGTCGTTCCATGTCGCGATGATGCTCTCGAGCGGTGAGGAGAACCCGCTCTATGCCGAGTTCGATTACCTGCTCGAGATACTCGCCGACACCGGCGTCGTGATCAGTCTCGGTGACGGGATGCGCCCGGGGTGCATGCAGGATGCCGAGCGGCATGCAAAGGCGACCGAGTACCTCACGCTCGGCCGGCTGGCCAAACGCTCGCTCGATGCTGGGGTGCAGCGGATGATCGAGGGGCCGGGGCACATTCCGATCACGCAGGTCGGTTACAATGTGAAGATGATCAAGGAACTGACCGATGACGCTCCCCTGTATCTGCTCGGGCCGCTGGTCACCGATATCGGGGCCGGCTACGACCACGTGGTCGGTGCGATCGGAGGGGCGATCGCCTGTATGAACGGGGCCGACTTCCTCTGCATGGTCTCCCCGAGTGAGCACCTGGCCCTGCCGGACGTGCAGGACATCATCGAGGGGACCCGCGTTGCCTGCCTGTCTGCTCATATCGGGGACCTGGCACGGGACCCGAAGGGGCATTACATGCAGCGCGAGGTGCAGATGGCAGAGGCCCGGCGGAGGCTCGACTGGGACGAGCAGTTCAAGCTGGCCCTCTTCGGTGAGCGGGCGAAGGCGGTCCATGTCCGTGACGGCGAGACCGAGACCTGTTCTATGTGCGGGGATCTCTGTGCACTCAAGATCGTGGATAAACTGCTCCCTGCACCTGATGTGACTCCAAAAAAAGAAGAATAA
- the purE gene encoding 5-(carboxyamino)imidazole ribonucleotide mutase gives MAVISIIAGSASDQQIVQKVTTVLDEEGIPYDYQVLSAHRDPDRLDEYIRTCDANVFIAIAGLSAALPGVIAARTRRPVIGVPVSGSLGGLDALLSIVQMPKGVPVACVGIDNGANAAYLAIRILHAAGV, from the coding sequence ATGGCAGTTATATCGATCATCGCAGGATCTGCCTCTGATCAGCAGATCGTACAGAAGGTGACCACCGTCCTCGACGAGGAAGGGATCCCCTATGACTACCAGGTCCTCTCTGCACACCGCGACCCTGACCGGCTCGACGAGTACATCAGAACCTGTGATGCAAACGTCTTCATCGCGATCGCCGGCCTCTCGGCAGCGCTGCCGGGGGTGATCGCAGCCCGGACAAGACGGCCGGTGATCGGGGTGCCGGTCAGCGGTTCGCTCGGCGGCCTCGATGCGCTCCTCTCGATCGTGCAGATGCCCAAAGGAGTGCCGGTGGCCTGTGTCGGAATCGACAACGGGGCCAATGCTGCATACCTGGCGATCAGGATCCTGCATGCAGCGGGCGTCTGA
- a CDS encoding pyridoxal-phosphate-dependent aminotransferase family protein: MENEPLLMLPGPVPMPERVRYAMMQQAMNHRSAAFGAVYADCVKTLKTTFGTTNDLSILSGSGTAAMEAAVANFGKGKQIASLVNGKFGDRLCKIGALYGTSHEIASEWGTPLNLDLLAENLENGAEVVTLVHNETSAGIKNPAAEVGKLTRKHDALFIMDGITSIGGDLVEADRWGVDVAMVGSQKCLAAPAGLAAISVSERAWERIADQRPFYLDLAAYRKNAAKTPMETPYTPAVPLFLALREACAIVEEEGLTHRIARHTRMADAVRAAVKAWGLTLFPTLDQYHAYSNTATAVSIPDGMTDDDLRGPVKKMGIIIAGGQDHLKGKIFRIGTMGAVSAPEILATLAAVQYALKKHGLEVGDGVGAAAEVLG, encoded by the coding sequence ATGGAGAACGAACCGTTACTGATGCTGCCAGGGCCGGTACCGATGCCTGAACGGGTCCGGTACGCCATGATGCAGCAGGCGATGAACCATCGCAGCGCAGCGTTTGGCGCTGTCTATGCAGACTGTGTAAAGACGCTGAAGACCACCTTTGGGACCACCAATGACCTCTCAATCCTCTCGGGATCCGGGACCGCTGCGATGGAGGCTGCGGTCGCCAACTTCGGAAAGGGTAAACAGATTGCTTCGCTGGTCAACGGCAAGTTCGGCGATCGACTCTGTAAGATCGGGGCCCTGTACGGGACCTCGCACGAAATAGCCTCTGAATGGGGAACCCCGCTGAACCTCGACCTCCTCGCTGAAAACCTGGAGAACGGCGCTGAAGTGGTGACCCTGGTGCACAACGAGACCTCCGCAGGGATCAAGAACCCGGCGGCTGAGGTAGGGAAACTGACACGTAAGCATGACGCCCTCTTCATCATGGACGGGATCACCTCGATCGGCGGCGATCTGGTCGAGGCTGACCGGTGGGGCGTCGATGTCGCAATGGTCGGCTCGCAGAAGTGCCTGGCCGCGCCGGCCGGGCTGGCCGCCATATCGGTATCAGAACGGGCCTGGGAACGGATCGCCGACCAGCGACCGTTCTACCTGGACCTCGCCGCCTACCGGAAGAATGCTGCCAAGACCCCGATGGAGACCCCGTACACGCCGGCGGTTCCACTCTTCCTGGCGCTCAGGGAGGCATGTGCCATCGTCGAGGAGGAGGGGCTTACTCACCGGATCGCCCGACATACCCGGATGGCCGATGCGGTCAGGGCTGCAGTCAAGGCCTGGGGGCTCACGCTCTTCCCGACGCTCGACCAGTACCATGCCTACTCGAACACCGCCACCGCCGTCAGCATACCTGACGGGATGACCGACGACGACCTTCGCGGACCGGTGAAGAAGATGGGGATCATCATCGCCGGCGGCCAGGACCACCTGAAGGGGAAGATCTTCCGGATTGGGACCATGGGTGCGGTCAGCGCCCCCGAGATCCTGGCCACGCTTGCGGCCGTCCAGTACGCGCTGAAGAAGCACGGCCTTGAGGTCGGGGACGGTGTCGGTGCTGCCGCCGAGGTGCTGGGATGA
- the ribC gene encoding riboflavin synthase has translation MRVGVADTTFARVNMGAIAIDELKRHASVSVERYTVPGVKDLPVACKKLIEERRCDIVMALGMPGGKDKDKMCAHEASQGLIHAQLLTNHHIIEVFVHEDEAENDAELAWLAEQRTREHAVSAIRLILAPKELERDAGTGQRQGFADAGPARR, from the coding sequence ATGAGGGTTGGGGTGGCTGACACCACCTTTGCACGTGTAAATATGGGGGCGATCGCGATCGATGAGCTCAAGCGGCACGCCAGCGTGTCCGTGGAGCGGTACACCGTTCCGGGGGTCAAGGACCTCCCGGTCGCCTGCAAGAAACTGATCGAGGAACGGCGGTGCGACATCGTGATGGCGCTCGGGATGCCGGGGGGCAAGGATAAGGACAAGATGTGTGCCCACGAGGCTTCACAGGGTCTGATCCATGCTCAGCTGCTGACCAACCATCACATCATCGAGGTCTTCGTCCATGAGGACGAGGCAGAGAACGACGCAGAACTGGCCTGGCTCGCCGAGCAGCGGACCCGGGAGCATGCCGTCAGCGCAATCAGGCTGATCCTGGCCCCAAAAGAGCTCGAGCGGGATGCCGGCACCGGGCAGCGGCAGGGTTTTGCCGATGCCGGCCCTGCACGCCGGTGA
- the ribH gene encoding 6,7-dimethyl-8-ribityllumazine synthase — MAMKAIKLGFVVAEFNRDITYMMEIEAREHATFLGAEVTECIYVPGAYDMPLAIKKMLTDGRVDAVVTIGCVIEGATQHDEIVVQHAARKIIDLSLEFNKPVALGISGPGMTRIEATERIDYAKRAVESAIKMIQRLE, encoded by the coding sequence ATGGCGATGAAGGCAATAAAACTGGGATTTGTGGTGGCAGAGTTCAACCGTGACATCACCTACATGATGGAGATCGAGGCACGCGAGCATGCGACCTTCCTCGGCGCTGAAGTGACCGAGTGCATCTACGTGCCCGGGGCGTACGACATGCCGCTCGCGATCAAGAAGATGCTGACCGACGGCCGGGTCGACGCCGTGGTCACGATCGGATGCGTGATCGAGGGAGCGACCCAGCACGACGAGATCGTGGTACAGCATGCGGCCCGAAAGATCATCGATCTCTCCCTCGAGTTCAACAAACCGGTGGCGCTGGGCATCTCCGGCCCCGGGATGACGAGGATTGAGGCGACCGAGCGGATCGACTATGCAAAGCGGGCGGTGGAGTCGGCGATCAAGATGATCCAGCGGTTAGAATGA
- a CDS encoding pyridoxal phosphate-dependent aminotransferase, protein MRPLSAKIGALPPSATIEISNTAKKMKQQGIDVISLSIGEPDFDTPDHIKQACISALLAGETHYAPSAGTPALLSAIAEKIGGENNVPCSPGDVIVTCGAKDAIYEAFEAVLNPGDEALLLDPSWVSYEPGVRIAGGTPVHHHLSEETFQVDDTFLEKVTRKTRMIVVNSPSNPSGAVFTDRSLRMIADLCIDHDLIALSDEIYEKLVYGGAVHRSLGSIDGMAERTITVNGFSKAYAMTGWRLGYAVAPPAVLAQMIKVQQHTISHPTTFAMAGGVAALKGDQSCVEAMRVEFDRRRQYLLGALADLGYSTAPAEGAFYAYVKTGGDDLAIAKQWLLEAHVAVTPGTAFSTPGWLRLSYAASLETLKTAVDRIRVLNGN, encoded by the coding sequence ATGAGACCGCTCTCGGCGAAGATCGGTGCGCTGCCCCCCTCTGCCACCATCGAGATCTCCAATACCGCCAAGAAGATGAAGCAGCAGGGGATCGATGTGATCAGCCTCAGCATTGGTGAGCCAGATTTCGATACCCCGGATCATATCAAGCAGGCGTGTATCAGCGCCCTGCTGGCCGGAGAGACTCACTATGCTCCCTCGGCCGGCACACCCGCCCTCCTCTCTGCGATCGCAGAGAAGATCGGTGGGGAGAACAACGTCCCCTGCTCTCCAGGCGACGTGATCGTCACCTGCGGGGCGAAGGACGCGATCTACGAGGCGTTCGAGGCGGTGCTGAACCCCGGCGACGAGGCGCTGCTGCTCGATCCGTCCTGGGTCTCGTACGAGCCGGGTGTCCGGATCGCTGGCGGGACGCCGGTCCATCATCACCTGAGCGAGGAGACCTTCCAGGTGGATGACACCTTCCTCGAAAAGGTCACCAGAAAAACCCGGATGATCGTCGTCAACTCCCCTTCGAACCCGTCCGGTGCGGTCTTCACCGACAGGTCGCTCCGGATGATCGCCGACCTCTGCATCGACCACGACCTGATCGCCCTCTCAGACGAGATCTACGAGAAACTGGTCTATGGTGGTGCAGTTCATCGGTCCCTCGGTTCGATCGACGGGATGGCCGAACGGACGATCACGGTCAACGGGTTCTCGAAGGCCTATGCGATGACCGGCTGGCGGCTTGGATACGCCGTGGCTCCGCCGGCCGTCCTCGCGCAGATGATCAAGGTACAGCAGCACACGATCAGCCATCCGACCACGTTCGCGATGGCCGGCGGGGTCGCTGCACTGAAGGGGGACCAGTCCTGCGTCGAAGCGATGCGGGTCGAGTTCGACCGCCGCCGGCAGTACCTGCTCGGTGCCCTGGCCGACCTCGGGTACAGCACGGCCCCGGCCGAGGGAGCGTTCTATGCCTATGTGAAGACCGGCGGCGACGATCTCGCCATCGCCAAGCAGTGGCTTTTGGAGGCGCATGTGGCCGTCACCCCCGGCACCGCCTTCTCCACCCCCGGCTGGCTCCGTCTCTCGTATGCGGCCTCGCTCGAGACCCTTAAAACGGCGGTCGACCGGATCCGTGTGTTGAACGGGAACTGA